The proteins below are encoded in one region of Drosophila santomea strain STO CAGO 1482 chromosome 2R, Prin_Dsan_1.1, whole genome shotgun sequence:
- the LOC120446057 gene encoding suppressor-of-stellate-like protein, translating to MSFPQSNEPMGDGSWISWFLGVKGHEFLCRVPTDFIEDKFNLTGLELFIQALDMVLETEFDKQGWDEGLDTTDAEELYGMIHARYILSPRGVEDMRLKYERGDFGSCPRVYCKGQRTLPVGLSDLWNHSHVKVYCPRCNDVFLPRPRCGMLDGAMFGTSFPHMFFMQLPSMRPHPPLEKYVPRLYGFRLHQKALMPPEAPESTPKSIASSASKSPYLTASIPKSLPSRFSRNDLNA from the exons ATGTCGTTCCC CCAGAGCAACGAGCCGATGGGAGATGGCAGCTGGATCAGCTGGTTCCTTGGGGTCAAGGGCCACGAGTTCCTCTGCCGCGTGCCCACCGACTTCATAGAGGACAAGTTCAACCTGACGGGCCTGGAGCTCTTCATCCAGGCACTGGACATGGTCCTGGAGACGGAGTTTGACAAGCAGGGCTGGGACGAGGGGCTGGACACCACCGATGCGGAGGAGCTGTACGGCATGATCCACGCCCGCTACATCTTATCGCCGCGTGGCGTCGAGGATATGCGCCTGAAGTACGAGAGGGGTGACTTCGGCTCGTGTCCGAGGGTCTACTGTAAGGGGCAGAGAACCCTGCCCGTGGGCCTCTCCGACCTGTGGAACCATTCCCACGTGAAGGTCTACTGCCCTCGCTGCAACGATGTCTTCCTGCCGCGTCCCCGCTGCGGAATGCTGGACGGAGCCATGTTTGGGACCAGTTTCCCGCACATGTTCTTCATGCAGCTGCCGAGCATGCGGCCCCATCCGCCGCTGGAGAAGTACGTGCCCCG ACTCTATGGCTTCCGGTTGCACCAGAAAGCCCTGATGCCGCCCGAAGCGCCCGAGTCCACGCCAAAGAGTATCGCATCCTCGGCCAGCAAGTCGCCCTACCTGACTGCATCCATTCCGAAGTCGCTGCCTTCACGATTCTCCAGGAATGACCTGAATGCGTAA
- the LOC120446056 gene encoding proteasome subunit alpha type-7-1B encodes MAERYDRAVTIYSPDGHLLQVEYAQEAVRRGSTVVGLRTNNAIVIGVEKRSVGDLQEERIVRKICMLDDHVVMTFSGLTADARILVSRAQMEAQSHRLNFEKPTTVEYITRYIAQLKQNYTQSNGRRPFGLSCLVGGFDEDGTPHLFQTEPSGIFYEWRANTTGRSSQPVRDYMEKHADELLATVDEAAAIKHIVRTLVSVSSLKHSQMEVAVLKYRQPLRMIDRKVLADLEGTVRAELEAETEASRRTRVP; translated from the exons ATGGCTGAGCGTTACGATCGCGCGGTGACCATTTACTCACCAGATGGCCACCTGCTGCAGGTGGAGTACGCGCAGGAGGCCGTCCGCAGGGGTTCCACTGTG GTGGGTCTGCGCACCAACAACGCCATTGTAATCGGCGTGGAGAAGCGCTCCGTGGGCGATTTGCAGGAGGAGCGCATAGTGCGCAAGATTTGCATGCTCGACGACCACGTGGTGATGACTTTTTCAGGGCTTACCGCTGATGCACGGATCCTGGTGAGCCGCGCCCAAATGGAGGCCCAGAGCCACCGCCTGAACTTCGAGAAGCCCACGACCGTGGAGTACATAACGCG ATACATAGCCCAGCTGAAGCAGAACTACACGCAGAGCAACGGCAGGCGTCCATTTGGATTGTCCTGCCTGGTTGGCGGCTTCGACGAGGATGGCACTCCGCACCTCTTCCAAACGGAGCCCTCGGGCATCTTCTACGAGTGGAGGGCCAACACCACCGGCCGCTCCAGCCAGCCGGTCCGCGATTACATGGAGAAGCACGCGGACGAGCTACTGGCCACCGTCGACGAGGCGGCGGCCATCAAGCACATAGTCCGCACCCTGGTGAGCGTGTCCTCGCTGAAGCACAGCCAGATGGAGGTGGCGGTGCTCAAGTACCGCCAGCCACTGCGCATGATCGATCGCAAGGTCCTGGCCGATCTGGAGGGCACCGTTCGCGCGGAGCTGGAGGCGGAGACGGAGGCCAGTCGGCGGACCCGAGTTCCCTAG
- the LOC120446822 gene encoding uncharacterized protein LOC120446822: MQRIASVKSSNIKTSISVLHAEKPHNVAKTTPAAANLPDHKVSEKTPEKSESKPKCPPNRSTGLSSARPQMVRKANVGLTPRPGSLPGSAATRSTASSRSHHFCIPVRSSYTVTSRARRSHDHGVFLYHLSQLEQTGFAKSAVDPMKSVPAAELQLLHSGQRTSYLERRYERSPDDKYNYPEATSWRYGWFHRESDPLQKRVPRRD, encoded by the coding sequence ATGCAGCGCATAGCTTCGGTGAAGTCAAGTAACATAAAGACATCCATTTCCGTACTTCACGCGGAAAAGCCCCACAATGTGGCCAAGACTACTCCCGCTGCTGCTAATCTACCAGATCATAAAGTTTCCGAGAAGACGCCGGAGAAGTCGGAATCGAAACCGAAGTGCCCGCCAAATCGAAGCACTGGACTATCGAGTGCTAGGCCTCAAATGGTGAGAAAAGCCAATGTGGGTCTTACTCCCAGGCCAGGTTCCTTGCCAGGCTCCGCAGCCACCAGGAGCACTGCCTCCAGTAGGAGCCACCATTTCTGCATTCCCGTACGGAGCTCTTATACTGTAACCAGCCGCGCCCGCCGCTCCCACGACCACGGAGTCTTCCTGTACCATCTGTCCCAGTTGGAGCAGACCGGATTCGCCAAAAGTGCGGTGGATCCCATGAAGTCCGTGCCAGCAGCGgagctgcaactgctgcacaGTGGCCAGCGGACCAGCTACCTGGAGAGGCGTTACGAGCGCAGCCCGGACGACAAGTACAACTATCCGGAGGCCACCAGCTGGCGATATGGCTGGTTCCACCGGGAGTCCGATCCCCTGCAGAAGCGAGTGCCCCGGCGAGATTAG
- the LOC120446333 gene encoding mitochondrial proton/calcium exchanger protein codes for MNALLRHKGRNLRTSHLAQNVYKRFLKSNCCACSSVNFTDEPAKEDERPRRSASTSVLELSRRFQPPASYGYHYSGYGFRHLHTSRTMLETSSSKIDATVKKLKNQQKEKVEEIMKEVANGQAAAVRASSAATATASSEKGQNASAIAGSTSATAATTTLAKPADKSLAKPKKPLRTRIWDELVHYYHGFRLLFIDVAICSKLLWRVLNGKTLTRRENKQLQRTTSDLFRLIPFSVFIIVPFMELLLPVFIKFFPGMLPSTFQTSTDRQEKLRQSLSVRLEVAKFLQQTLDQMPVQHKEHSSEEAKQFEAFFTKIRNPTESVSNDEIIKFAKRFDDEITLDSLSREQLAALCRVLELNTIGTTTLLRFQLRLKLRSLATDDRVIAREGVDSLDLLELQQACKARGMRAYGLTEERLRFQLKEWIDLSLNEQVPPTLLLLSRTMLISDDSITTDKLKETMRVLPDAVGAHTRHAIGESEGKVDNKTKIEIIKEEERKIREEREEEREETIAKRSAIKEEIPAPYVFAENLAGSKDLLDHKEQPAVSETDKGISSTDVQLLSEALKTLSSDKQLVVEKETIKELKEELADYKEDVEELREVRQVVKEPVRESRAAKLLYNRVNKMISQLDNVLNDLEARQHQIKQAESSDNAASSPAAEPQQMVHIDELVATIRRMKEASDEERFKVVGDLLVKLDADKDGVISVNEITKAVQSIDREATNIDKKQLEEFTELLSKLASRRRHEEIVHIDDLMSNIKVLKETSDEARLKHIEAVLEKFDADKDGVVTVNDIRKVLESIGRDNIKLSDKAIEELISLLDKEQVLQAEQKIEKAIAKSMKEAEKLKSEVDKADKDLSKLVNDIHDSAKEIQDIANEMRDKEETLPDKAKELKAEPAFKDTAKTLKDNAKNLDDLATNPKPDPKSPTKASTGSGPTGISGGGPTSGGSGIVSGSTTESALREAAERQMEKILPSTDIGLPPTIQTPSQPPTSKKATATASTLSTTITAKKLL; via the exons ATGAACGCCCTGCTGCGCCACAAAGGACGCAATCTGCGGACGAGTCACTTGGCCCAGAATGTCTACAAGCGCT TTCTCAAATCGAACTGTTGCGCATGCAGCTCGGTGAACTTCACAGATGAACCCGCCAAAGAGGATGAACGACCACGAAGATCGGCGTCGACTTCGGTGCTGGAGCTAAGCAGAAGGTTTCAGCCGCCTGCCAGCTACGGATACCACTACTCCGGCTATGGATTCAGGCACCTGCACACCAGCCGGACGATGCTGGAGACGTCCAGCTCAAAGATCGACGCGACCGTCAAGAAGCTGAAGAACCAGCAGAAGGAGAAGGTCGAGGAGATCATGAAGGAGGTGGCCAATGGCCAGGCAGCGGCAGTTCGTGCTAGCAGTGCCGCTACCGCCACGGCCTCCTCGGAGAAGGGTCAAAACGCTAGTGCGATCGCGGGCTCCACTTCGGCGACTGCAGCAACGACAACTTTGGCCAAACCCGCTGACAAGTCGTTGGCGAAGCCAAAGAAGCCGCTCCGCACACGCATTTGGGATGAGCTGGTGCACTATTATCACGGCTTTCGGCTGCTCTTCATCGACGTGGCCATTTGCTCGAAGCTCCTTTGGCGGGTGCTCAATGGCAAGACGCTCACGCGGCGCGAGAAtaagcagctgcagcggaCCACCTCTGACCTGTTCCGTCTGATCCCCTTTTCGGTTTTCATCATCGTGCCCTTcatggagctgctgctgccggtgTTCATCAAATTCTTCCCCGGCATGCTGCCCTCCACGTTCCAGACCTCGACCGATCGGCAGGAGAAGCTGCGGCAGTCACTGAGCGTCCGCCTCGAGGTGGCCAAGTTCTTGCAGCAGACCCTAGATCAGATGCCCGTCCAGCACAAGGAGCACAGCAGCGAAGAGGCCAAGCAGTTCGAGGCCTTTTTCACTAAGATCCGGAATCCAACTGAGTCAGTGAGCAACGATGAAATCATCAAGTTCGCCAAGCGATTTGACGATGAGATCACCCTAGATTCACTGTCCCGGGAGCAATTGGCGGCACTTTGTCGCGTCCTTGAACTGAACACAATTGGCACCACCACGCTGCTGCGGTTCCAGCTGCGTCTGAAGCTCAGATCTTTGGCCACCGATGACCGGGTGATTGCTCGCGAAGGAGTCGACTCCCTGGACCTcctggagctgcagcaggcGTGCAAGGCACGTGGAATGCGGGCATATGGCCTAACGGAGGAGCGTCTTCGTTTCCAGCTAAAGGAGTGGATAGATCTCTCGCTGAACGAACAGGTGCCCCCCACGTTGCTGCTCTTGTCTCGCACCATGCTTATTTCCGACGACAGCATCACCACCGATAAGCTCAAGGAGACGATGCGCGTGCTGCCGGATGCAGTGGGCGCCCACACACGTCACGCCATCGGCGAGAGCGAGGGCAAGGTGGACAACAAGACGAAGATCGAAATCATCAAGGAAGAGGAGCGCAAGATCCGCGAAGAGCGCGAGGAAGAGCGGGAAGAGACCATCGCCAAACGGTCGGCCATCAAGGAAGAGATTCCCGCTCCCTATGTGTTTGCTGAAAACCTGGCGGGTTCCAAGGATCTGCTGGATCACAAGGAACAGCCAGCGGTGTCCGAGACAGACAAGGGCATTTCCTCTACTGATGTACAGCTGCTGTCTGAGGCTCTGAAGACATTGTCCTCTGATAAGCAGCTCGTGGTGGAGAAAGAAACAATCAAGGAACTGAAGGAGGAATTGGCCGACTATAAGGAGGATGTGGAGGAGCTACGCGAGGTGCGACAGGTGGTCAAGGAGCCTGTGCGCGAAAGCCGGGCGGCTAAGTTGCTCTACAATCGGGTCAACAAGATGATCTCCCAACTCGATAATGTGCTTAACGACCTGGAGGCCAGACAGCATCAAATCAAGCAGGCGGAATCCAGTGATAATGCAGCCTCCAGTCCCGCGGCCGAACCACAGCAAATGGTGCACATTGATGAGCTGGTCGCCACCATTCGACGAATGAAGGAGGCATCCGATGAAGAGCGATTCAAAGTTGTTGGGGATCTGCTGGTCAAACTCGACGCGGACAAGGATGGTGTGATCTCTGTGAACGAGATCACCAAGGCGGTGCAGAGCATCGACCGCGAGGCCACGAATATCGACAAGAAGCAGTTGGAGGAGTTTACCGAACTGCTTTCAAAGCTGGCGTCCCGGCGACGTCACGAGGAGATCGTGCACATCGACGATCTCATGAGCAACATCAAGGTGCTGAAGGAAACCAGCGATGAGGCACGACTTAAGCACATCGAAGCTGTACTGGAGAAGTTCGATGCCGACAAAGATGGCGTGGTGACCGTCAACGATATTCGCAAG GTGCTGGAGTCCATTGGTCGTGATAACATCAAGCTGAGCGACAAGGCCATTGAGGAGCTGATCAGTCTGCTTGACAAGGAGCAAGTGCTGCAGGCAGAGCAGAAGATTGAGAAGGCCATTGCCAAGAGCATGAAAGAGGCTGAGAAACTGAAGTCTGAGGTAGACAAAGCGGATAAGGATTTGTCCAAGCTTGTCAATGATATTCACGATTCTGCGAAGGAGATTCAGGATATTGCTAACGAGATGCGCGATAAGGAGGAAACTTTGCCCGATAAAGCCAAGGAGCTGAAAGCAGAG CCCGCATTCAAGGATACGGCCAAAACATTGAAGGATAACGCGAAGAACCTGGACGACTTGGCAACGAACCCAAAACCGGACCCCAAATCTCCCACCAAGGCTTCAACAGGATCTGGTCCAACCGGAATATCAGGTGGTGGCCCCACCAGTGGTGGCAGCGGCATTGTCAGCGGATCAACGACGGAATCAGCGCTGCGAGAGGCGGCCGAGCGTCAAATGGAAAAGATCCTGCCCTCCACAGACATTGGTCTGCCCCCCACGATACAAACTCCATCGCAACCACCGACGTCCAAAAAAGCAACGGCCACGGCATCGACCCTCTCCACGACGATTACGGCCAAGAAGCTGCTCTGA
- the LOC120446334 gene encoding uncharacterized protein LOC120446334, whose protein sequence is MRLSLYLLVAIGLADAHCESVRYILNALQQELHYEAILLVESASESEPCWEHKYVQGAVPVLSFNANQSLYLKDAINTNILALVCLNGKEGRTMQALYENLQDMRDTPTILFVLSDSEVQDVFLECLSRKMLNVLAYTGSNKEIVYSFRAFPEFRVIKRNVKDILRYFEPQLEDLGGFTLSALPDNIIPRTVASRSPDGSRKLAGYLYPFLRNYVSTINATLRISWRLVPEDGTTQLGEVVRLSEIYKVDFPLGMHGMEHGSTSQNVPLEISSWFLMLPMEPSLPRAQFFIMLGFEKLTPMLLMLTILLSSAHRIEMGLRPSWRCCVLADRVLRGALAQAFFLPRRLSFNLKLVYALILLNGFTYSNYATSLLETWLVHPPWRQQICSWERMRALNLKVLIVPSELDTMTKALGREFVESNSDLFELSDSARFQDKRLAMDQSYAYPVTFTLWPMLEHAQSRLPKPEFRRSREMVLIPLLIMAMPLPKNSVFHKSLNRYRALTQQSGLYEFWFRRSFGELVALRKLHYKVDDGRQSYRDLEWQDFSYVWLGLVAGSIASILVLLGEMGYHRWQSGRNQH, encoded by the coding sequence ATGAGGCTGAGTTTGTATCTGCTTGTAGCCATCGGTCTGGCAGACGCGCACTGCGAATCCGTGAGATACATTCTGAATGCGCTCCAGCAAGAGCTGCACTACGAAGCGATTCTTCTGGTAGAAAGTGCGAGTGAAAGTGAACCGTGTTGGGAGCACAAGTACGTTCAAGGAGCGGTGCCCGTTCTAAGCTTCAACGCCAATCAAAGTTTGTATCTGAAGGATGCGATCAACACAAACATACTGGCACTAGTTTGCCTGAACGGAAAGGAAGGACGCACCATGCAGGCTCTCTATGAGAATCTGCAGGATATGCGCGATACGCCCACCATACTGTTCGTCCTGTCGGACTCCGAAGTCCAGGATGTCTTCCTGGAGTGTCTGAGCCGCAAAATGCTCAATGTGTTGGCGTACACAGGCTCGAACAAGGAGATCGTCTACAGTTTTCGGGCTTTCCCCGAATTCCGAGTCATAAAACGCAATGTAAAGGACATCCTTCGGTACTTCGAGCCCCAACTCGAAGATCTGGGTGGCTTTACCCTCAGTGCTCTGCCCGACAACATTATCCCGCGCACTGTGGCCTCCAGGAGCCCGGATGGAAGTCGCAAGCTGGCAGGGTATCTCTACCCCTTCCTGCGGAACTACGTGAGCACCATCAACGCAACTCTCAGGATCAGCTGGCGTCTGGTGCCCGAGGACGGCACCACCCAGTTGGGGGAAGTGGTCAGGCTCTCGGAGATCTATAAGGTGGACTTCCCGCTGGGCATGCATGGCATGGAGCACGGCTCGACGAGCCAGAACGTTCCGTTGGAGATCTCCAGCTGGTTCCTGATGCTGCCCATGGAACCCAGCCTTCCTCGGGCTCAGTTCTTCATCATGCTGGGTTTCGAGAAACTAACGCCaatgctgctgatgctgacCATCCTGCTGAGCAGTGCCCATCGCATTGAGATGGGCTTGCGACCCAGCTGGCGCTGCTGCGTCCTGGCGGACAGAGTCCTGCGAGGAGCACTGGCCCAGGCATTCTTCCTACCCCGCAGGCTCTCCTTCAATCTAAAGCTTGTGTACGCGCTCATCCTGCTGAATGGATTCACTTACAGCAACTATGCCACCTCCCTTCTGGAGACGTGGCTCGTGCATCCCCCATGGAGGCAGCAAATCTGCAGCTGGGAGCGAATGCGCGCCTTGAACCTGAAGGTCCTCATTGTTCCCTCCGAGTTGGATACCATGACGAAAGCCCTGGGCAGGGAGTTTGTCGAGAGCAACAGCGATCTCTTCGAGCTCTCGGACTCGGCGCGTTTCCAGGACAAGCGCTTGGCCATGGACCAATCCTATGCCTATCCCGTGACGTTCACCTTGTGGCCAATGCTGGAGCACGCACAGAGCCGCCTGCCGAAGCCGGAGTTCCGGCGATCCCGGGAGATGGTGCTCATACCGCTGCTCATCATGGCCATGCCCCTGCCGAAGAACTCCGTATTCCACAAGTCCCTCAATCGGTACAGAGCCCTCACCCAGCAGAGCGGCTTGTACGAGTTCTGGTTCAGGCGGAGCTTCGGCGAGCTGGTGGCCCTCCGGAAGCTCCACTACAAGGTGGATGATGGCCGGCAGTCATATCGGGACCTCGAGTGGCAGGACTTCAGCTACGTGTGGCTGGGCCTCGTGGCAGGAAGCATCGCAAGTATCCTGGTGCTGCTGGGCGAGATGGGGTACCACAGGTGGCAATCAGGACGAAATCAGCATTGA
- the LOC120446335 gene encoding uncharacterized protein LOC120446335, with the protein MRLALYFTFACLAGAHDGSLRHMLRFLEEELGYRTLLLLESSSQLGCWEQANFHDGVPLLSFTANENVHLKDTFNAKILVLVCLDKGEEDTMRSLYSYLENMRDTPTILFASSDRHISDIFVECFGESMLNVLAFNDSGMEFIYSFRAFPALRVVKRRVEQVRRYFEPQLEDLGGCVLQGVPDGIMPRTLVHRGADGEMRMGGYLSHFIRNYVSTINASLQIRWDLYPEDGDFDMDTLTGRNHVDFPLGLVVISSETLQQDIPMEISSWFLMLPMEPPLPRARFFTKFGLSLYLIPIIILLAMVLCNAHRFEAGLPPSWRCCSVGSTVLRGVLAQPFILPQRLAAKLMFVYWLLLVSGFFVSNYVMVYLTAWLVQPPTRDPVTNFDQMRKAQLKILMLPQEEDFLTSIRGKEYVESHSDLFLAADPADFQTKRMSMELHFAFPITGTLWPLLKQAQVKLHRPIFRRSKELVFLPFIIMGMTMPNNSIFLSSLKRYRLRTSEGGLYRLWFQNSFSELVGNNKISYKEDWVHDSYSDLQWQDFHFAWLGLLAATTVNCLVFLGEIGYHRWLCKRTHH; encoded by the coding sequence ATGCGGCTCGCACTGTACTTCACCTTCGCCTGCTTGGCGGGAGCTCATGATGGTTCCTTGAGGCACATGCTGAGGTTCCTTGAGGAGGAGCTGGGCTACAGGACCCTGTTGCTCCTGGAAAGCAGTTCCCAACTCGGGTGCTGGGAGCAAGCCAACTTCCACGACGGAGTTCCGCTTCTGAGCTTTACAGCGAACGAGAACGTTCACCTAAAAGATACTTTCAACGCAAAGATACTGGTGCTGGTCTGCCTGGACAAAGGCGAGGAAGATACAATGAGGTCACTGTACAGCTATCTGGAGAACATGCGAGACACTCCCACCATTCTATTCGCATCCTCGGACAGGCACATAAGCGACATCTTCGTGGAGTGCTTCGGTGAGAGTATGCTGAATGTCCTCGCGTTCAATGACTCCGGAATGGAGTTCATCTACAGCTTCCGCGCATTCCCAGCACTTCGAGTTGTGAAGCGCAGGGTGGAGCAAGTGCGTCGCTACTTTGAGCCGCAGCTTGAGGATCTGGGGGGCTGCGTCCTGCAGGGTGTGCCCGACGGCATCATGCCCAGAACTCTGGTGCACCGCGGCGCGGATGGAGAGATGCGGATGGGCGGATACCTGAGCCACTTCATCCGGAACTATGTGAGCACCATCAACGCCAGTCTACAGATCCGCTGGGATCTGTACCCCGAGGATGGTGACTTCGATATGGACACACTCACTGGGAGAAATCACGTCGACTTTCCGCTGGGGCTGGTCGTTATATCTTCCGAGACACTGCAACAGGACATCCCCATGGAGATATCCAGCTGGTTCCTCATGCTGCCCATGGAGCCCCCCCTTCCGCGAGCTCGGTTCTTCACCAAATTCGGCTTGTCGCTCTACCTGATACCCATCATCATACTCCTGGCCATGGTGCTGTGTAACGCACATCGCTTCGAAGCTGGCTTACCTCCCAGCTGGCGGTGCTGTTCGGTGGGCAGCACTGTGCTCCGTGGCGTCCTGGCACAGCCTTTTATCCTGCCGCAAAGGCTCGCGGCCAAGCTAATGTTCGTCTACTGGCTGCTCCTGGTGAGCGGCTTCTTTGTCAGCAACTACGTGATGGTCTACCTCACAGCCTGGCTCGTCCAACCGCCGACCAGAGATCCGGTGACCAACTTCGATCAAATGCGCAAAGCGCAGCTGAAGATCCTGATGCTGCCGCAGGAGGAGGATTTCTTGACGTCCATAAGGGGCAAGGAGTATGTGGAGTCGCACAGCGATCTCTTTCTGGCAGCAGATCCTGCGGATTTCCAGACCAAGCGCATGTCCATGGAGCTGCACTTCGCCTTCCCCATAACGGGCACCTTGTGGCCACTTCTGAAGCAGGCACAAGTCAAACTCCACCGGCCCATCTTCCGGCGCTCCAAGGAGTTGGTCTTCCTGCCCTTCATCATTATGGGCATGACCATGCCGAACAACTCCATATTCCTCAGCTCGCTCAAGCGATATAGACTACGGACCAGTGAGGGCGGCCTGTATCGGCTCTGGTTCCAGAACAGCTTTTCCGAGCTGGTGGGCAATAACAAAATCTCCTATAAGGAGGACTGGGTCCACGACTCCTACTCCGATCTGCAGTGGCAGGATTTCCACTTTGCCTGGCTTGGCCTCCTTGCGGCAACTACGGTGAATTGCCTGGTCTTCCTGGGCGAGATTGGGTACCACAGGTGGCTCTGCAAGCGCACTCACCACTGA
- the LOC120446336 gene encoding uncharacterized protein LOC120446336 has protein sequence MRLTLYLVLLSSIGTRSAFLSDILRSLRKELHYTTMLVVGDSTACWNLEPYENDVPILSWRGMPSAYLKDTFNSEMLALACLQNSSEDALKSLYSSLEGIRDTPTLLFASSEEQIPDLFLGCFRENMLNVLALVGSSTEFIYSYQPFPAFRVVKRKLEEVHRYFVPQLEDLGGHTVTAVPGNVIPRTMSYRNAEGERQLAGYVHTFIRNYVDTINGTLKISWDLVPENGMRHFTVSRLSKMQHVDIPMGIMALYNETGSQEVPMEISSWFLMLPMESPVPRAELFVKLGLERLLAIMIVVGLVLGNAHRLELGLRPTWRCYYLADKMLRGALAQPIVLPRRLSPKLMFIYSLLLISGFFLSNYYLAYLTMGLVHPPAVDRILDWDQFRCLQLKVLVVREEFDYMSLLLGADFMKAYGDIFQFSNETDFQRRRLSMDPSYAYPVSNTLWPFLELSQVRLWRPLFRRSYDMVLQPFQIMTMPLPRNSMFRKSLVRYAALTRETGLYPFWFRRSFDELVALRKISYKEDAGNPYCDLKWTDFQFVWLGFLGGCGFSTLVLLLEVAHYKWHSRNAAL, from the coding sequence ATGAGGCTTACCTTATACCTCGTACTTCTCAGTTCGATTGGCACTCGGAGTGCTTTCTTGAGCGACATACTGAGGTCACTCAGGAAGGAGCTACACTACACAACAATGCTCGTCGTGGGGGATTCCACTGCGTGCTGGAACCTGGAGCCCTACGAAAACGATGTTCCCATCCTAAGCTGGAGGGGAATGCCCAGCGCGTATCTGAAAGATACTTTCAACTCTGAGATGCTAGCACTGGCGTGCTTGCAGAACAGCAGCGAAGATGCACTGAAGTCGCTGTACAGCAGTCTTGAGGGCATCCGAGATACTCCCACCCTACTCTTCGCATCCTCGGAGGAGCAGATACCGGATCTATTCCTGGGGTGTTTCAGGGAAAACATGCTGAATGTGCTGGCACTCGTGGGTTCCAGCACAGAGTTCATCTACAGCTACCAGCCATTCCCGGCATTCCGCGTTGTAAAACGAAAGTTGGAGGAAGTTCATCGGTACTTCGTTCCACAGCTGGAGGATCTTGGGGGGCATACAGTAACTGCAGTACCTGGCAACGTGATTCCACGCACAATGTCGTACCGGAATGCCGAGGGAGAGCGCCAGTTGGCCGGATACGTGCACACCTTCATACGCAACTATGTGGACACCATTAATGGGACTCTGAAGATCTCCTGGGACCTCGTGCCCGAGAATGGTATGAGGCACTTCACGGTGTCCCGGCTCTCAAAGATGCAGCACGTGGACATTCCGATGGGCATCATGGCGCTCTACAACGAGACAGGCAGCCAGGAAGTGCCCATGGAGATCTCCAGCTGGTTCCTCATGTTGCCCATGGAGTCCCCCGTTCCGCGAGCCGAACTCTTCGTCAAACTGGGCCTGGAGCGGCTGCTAGCCATCATGATAGTTGTGGGTCTGGTGCTCGGCAATGCCCATCGGCTCGAGCTGGGATTGAGGCCCACCTGGCGCTGCTACTACCTGGCGGATAAGATGCTGCGAGGGGCCTTGGCACAGCCAATTGTCCTTCCGAGGAGGCTCTCCCCCAAACTGATGTTCATCTATTCGCTGCTCCTGATAAGTGGGTTCTTCTTGAGCAACTACTACCTGGCCTATCTGACTATGGGGCTCGTGCATCCGCCGGCGGTTGATCGCATCCTAGATTGGGATCAGTTCCGCTGCCTGCAGCTGAAAGTCCTGGTCGTCCGCGAAGAGTTCGACTACATGTCCTTGCTATTGGGCGCGGACTTTATGAAGGCCTACGGCGACATATTTCAGTTCTCGAACGAGACGGACTTCCAGAGGAGGCGCCTTTCCATGGATCCCTCCTATGCCTACCCTGTGAGCAACACCTTGTGGCCGTTCCTGGAGCTCTCCCAGGTGAGACTTTGGCGACCCCTGTTCCGACGATCCTACGACATGGTGCTCCAGCCGTTTCAAATTATGACTATGCCTCTGCCACGGAACTCCATGTTCCGCAAGTCCCTGGTTCGATATGCTGCTCTCACCCGCGAAACCGGACTGTATCCCTTCTGGTTCCGGCGCAGCTTCGACGAATTGGTGGCTCTCCGGAAGATCTCGTACAAGGAGGATGCGGGTAACCCGTACTGCGATCTCAAGTGGACCGACTTTCAGTTCGTGTGGCTGGGCTTCCTGGGCGGCTGCGGCTTTAGCACCCTGGTGCTCCTCCTGGAGGTGGCTCACTACAAGTGGCATTCGAGGAACGCCGCACTCTGA